From a single Miscanthus floridulus cultivar M001 chromosome 8, ASM1932011v1, whole genome shotgun sequence genomic region:
- the LOC136469430 gene encoding uncharacterized protein — protein MVIRHLPFIPRLQRMYMTEETAKQMTWHKNGKRYTDKMVHPADGDAWRHFDNMNPGKALEARNVRVALATDGFNPFGMMAAPYTCWPVFVIPLNLPPGVMFEPRHVFLTLIIPGHPGNNMGVLMEPVWDELKHAWEKGVLTYDRATKRNFTMHVWYQYSMHDFLAYGLFSAWCVHGKFPCPTCKADVMFTWLAKGGKYSSFDQHRQFLPENHELRRDVKHFTKGVQVTDPIPKVRSPADVLAEIEALEIDEQNGGFVGYGIDHMWTHISGLHRLPYFKDLLLPHCIDVMHTEKNVAEALWGTLMEIGKKSKDNVKARLDIETICDRPKLVMKSPEPGKRWKRGPADYILKRSDRKEVLKWIQKTVRFPDGYAASLNRGVNLETLKLLGMKSHDFHVWIERLLPAMTRGYVPEPVWRVLAELSFFFRQLCAKQLSRDVCLELEKAAPLLLCKLEMIFPPGFFLSMQHLILHLPREARLGGPVQCRWCYPIERCLKLLRKMCRNKAKIEASVAEAFVLEEVATFTRAYYTEKLPSRHNPTPRYNADENSSNLSLFKGDLGRGGAGTNKTLTHDEWHSIMIYLLLNLDECIPYQKEYINSHWRGNTAPTEQEEDHILRHGRAGRITRPTPRSRTCTLHRRRGTPRGRLSRRSRGTPGRQASQRRRTGGTTAKDLVAAFPDAAGALRAGKRHSAAEQVELRYVFAVGLASV, from the exons ATGGTCATACGacaccttcctttcatacctagGCTACAACGGATGTACATGACAGAGGagaccgcgaaacagatgacgtggcacaagaatggcaaaagaTACACTGACAAGATGGTGCACCCAGCCGATGGTGATGCATGGAGACACTTCGATAACATGAATCCTGGGAAGGCTCTAGAAGCTCGGAATGTACGCGTAGcactagcaacagatgggttcaacccgtttggaatgatggcggccccgtacacttgttggcccgtgttcgtgatccccctcaatcttcccCCCGGCGTCATGTTTGAACCTAGGCACGTGTTCTTGACGCTGATAATACCTGGACACCCGGGCAACAATATGGGTGTCCTGATGGAGCCAGTGTGGGATGAATTGAAAcatgcttgggaaaagggggtgcTGACgtatgaccgagctacaaagaggaACTTCACTATGCATGTCTGGTACCAGTATTCAATGCATGACTTCTTGGCGTATGGCTTATTTAgcgcgtggtgtgttcacgggaagttcccttgcCCAACATGCAAGGCAGATGTGATGTTCACCTGGCTGGCGAAGGGTGGGAAGTACTCTTCTTTCgaccaacatcgtcaattcctgccAGAGAACCATGAATTGAGACGAGATGTTAagcacttcacgaaaggtgttcaAGTCACCGACCCCATTCCTAAGGTTAGGAGCCCGGCCGATGTCCTCGCGGAGATAGAGGCTCTCGAAATAGATGAACAGAACGGTGGCTTTGTTGGATATGGTATtgaccacatgtggactcatatatcGGGTTTGCATAGGCTACCGTACTTCaaggaccttcttcttccacactgCATCGATGTAATGCATACAGAAAAGAATGTCGCAGAGGCACTCTGGGGAACACTCATGGAGATTGGTaagaagtcaaaggacaacgttaaggctagactggacATTGAAACGATTtgtgatagaccaaagctagtgaTGAAGAGTCCTGAACCAGGCAAGAGATGGAAAAGGGGCCCGGCCGATTATATCTTGAAAAGGTCGGATAGGAAGGAAGTTCTGAAGTGGATACAGAAGACGGTAcggttccctgatgggtatgcggcgaGTCTGAATAGGGGAGTGAACTTGGAGACTTTGAAactcttagggatgaagagtcatgacttccacgtatggattgagcggctccttcctgcaaTGACCCGGGGATACGTCCCCGAGCCAGTGTGGCGcgtcctggcagagttgagctttttcttccgccagctttgtgccaagcaGCTATCTCGGGATGTCTGTCTTGAACTAGAGAAGGCTGCACCTCTATTGCTATGCAAGTTGGAGATgatatttccacccggcttcttcctatcgatgcagcatctgattttgcacctacctCGCGAGGCTCGgctgggggggcccgtgcagtgccgttggtgctatccaatcgagaggtgTCTAAAGCTTCTTCGGAAAatgtgtagaaataaagccaaaattgaggcttccgtgGCGGAGGCATTCGTGCTGGAGGAGGTGGCCACGTTCACACGGGCGTACTATACTGAGAAACTTCCCAGCCGGCACAATCCAACCCCTCGTTACAACGCCGACGAGAactcatcgaacctcagccttttcaaaggggaTCTCGGAAGAGGTGGCGCAGGTACCAACAAGACATTGACCCATGATGAGTGGCACAGTATCATGATCTacttgttgttgaaccttgatgaGTGCATTCCTTATCAGAA GGAATATATTAACAGTCACTGGAGAGGCAATACGGCTCCTACCGAGCAAGAAGAAGACCATATTCTTAGACATG GACGGGCCGGACGC ATTACCCGACCTACCCCACGCAGCCGTACATGTACCCTCCACCGTCGCAGGGGTACTCCTCGTGGCCGCCTTTCCCGACGCAGCAGGGGCACTCCGGGCCGGCAAGCGTCACAGCGCCGCAGAACAGGTGGAACTACG GCAAAGGACCTCGTGGCCGCCTTTCCCGACGCAGCAGGGGCACTCCGGGCCGGCAAGCGTCACAGCGCCGCAGAACAGGTGGAACTACGGTACGTCTTCGCAGTCGGGTTGGCGTCTGTATGA
- the LOC136469431 gene encoding uncharacterized protein yields the protein MERLPPFPDLRTDDAREPAAGLRSRHGAATAPPPRGRPGVQRGTGRQQRQPLRSLRLCNRQKPRSVVASPDAGQQWHDRATEEPDKHEAKKVATCAPPIPAVDEELSIPVVEDPLIVSDESAIVVVDEGTETPRVTDTDTDPTRDNGSNQIEEEEEEEPPTTADVDSLEHDPGLRSPISIFDVNEQDSIIRRYILKGPCHLYAYNYPSRKIYGKDRRFSFVWFHKYHWIEYSVEKDAAYCFYCYLFGKESGKFITDGWHNWNIGTISLDKHESSTLHKFAQEKYSLFVKKGTKIDTVIEKVSEKDRVDYKARLTYSLRCLRFLLHQGLACRGHDETEESNNRGNFLELLNWLAGNNEEVHKVVLKNAPGSTHNSWKGSHTKI from the exons ATGGAGCGACTGCCGCCCTTCCCTGATCTGCGGACGGACGACGCTCGCGAGCCAGCTGCGGGCCTGCGGAGCCGCCACGGCGCGGCCACGGCGCCCCCACCCCGCGGCCGTCCAGGCGTCCAGCGCGGCACCGGTAGGCAGCAGCGCCAGCCACTCCGCTCGCTCCGCCTCTGCAACCGCCAGAAGCCCAGATCCGTGGTGGCCTCGCCGGACGCCGGCCAGCAGTGGCACGACCGAGCCACCGAGGAGCCAGAC AAGCACGAGGCAAAAAAAGTTGCAACTTGTGCTCCACCAATTCCAGCTGTTGATGAAGAGTTGTCTATTCCTGTTGTAGAAGATCCTCTAATTGTGAGTGATGAAAGTGCTATCGTAGTTGTGGATGAAGGGACAGAAACACCTAGAGTAACAGATACAGACACAGATCCTACTAGAGATAATGGGTCAAATCAaattgaagaagaagaggaagaagaaccgCCTACGACTGCTGATGTTGATTCCCTTGAGCATGACCCGGGCCTAAGGAGTCCTATTTCAATCTTTGATGTGAATGAACAAGATTCTATCATAAGAAGGTACATTTTAAAAGGCCCCTGTCATCTTTATGCCTATAATTATCCATCTAGAAAAATCTATGGCAAAGATCGCCGCTTTAGTTTTGTTTGGTTTCATAAGTACCATTGGATTGAATATAGCGTAGAGAAGGATGCAGCATATTGCTTCTATTGTTATTTGTTTGGTAAGGAAAGTGGAAAATTTATTACGGATGGTTGGCATAATTGGAATATAGGAACTATATCACTTGACAAACATGAGTCTTCAACTTTACACAAGTTTGCTCAAGAGAAATACAGCTTATTTGTGAAAAAGGGTACAAAAATTGATACTGTCATTGAGAAGGTGTCAGAAAAGGATCGAGTTGATTACAAGGCTAGGTTGACTTATTCACTTAGATGTTTGAGATTCCTTCTGCATCAAGGATTGGCTTGTCGCGGGCATGATGAAACTGAAGAATCTAACAACAGAGGAAACTTCCTTGAACTCTTGAATTGGCTTGCAGGAAATAATGAAGAGGTGCACAAAGTGGTTCTGAAAAATGCCCCAG GAAGTACTCATAACTCTTGGAAAGGATCCCACACAAAGATATGA
- the LOC136469432 gene encoding uncharacterized protein, producing the protein MALVGVAKRRFQQLRSNGWEDFLEKVKSFCIEYSIDVPAMDSKYEPHGRSHRFYPVQTIDDHYRREVYIGIIDRIHQELENRFDEVSRELLICMSALNPSNSFVSFDAQKILKLATFYPKDFSSSPLRTLEIQLGTYIEDVRMDDRFEGLNNLGELSNKLVDTKKHELYGLVYLVLKLALILPVATTSVERVFSALCLVKNKVRNSMSDRLLNDCLVTFIERDIFSTVSEDGIVHAFMAMRKCKAKALN; encoded by the coding sequence ATGGCACTTGTTGGTGTGGCAAAGAGAAGGTTCCAACAATTGAGGTCTAATGGGTGGGAAGATTTCTTAGAAAAGGTTAAATCATTTTGCATCGAATATTCTATTGATGTTCCTGCAATGGATAGCAAATATGAGCCTCATGGAAGATCCCATCGCTTTTATCCTGTACAAACAATTGATGATCACTATAGAAGAGAAGTGTATATTGGTATTATTGATAGAATTCATCAAGAGCTTGAGAATCGGTTTGATGAGGTTAGTAGGGAGTTGCTTATTTGTATGTCAGCACTGAATCCCTCCAATTCATTTGTCTCATTTGATGCTCAGAAAATCCTTAAGCTTGCAACTTTTTATCCCAAAGATTTTTCAAGTTCTCCTTTGAGGACACTTGAAATTCAACTTGGCACATATATTGAAGATGTGAGAATGGATGATAGATTTGAAGGACTGAACAACCTCGGTGAGCTCTCTAACAAGCTTGTTGACACTAAGAAACATGAATTATATGGTTTGGTGTACTTAGTCCTTAAATTAGCATTGATCTTACCAGTGGCGACAACAAGTGTTGAAAGAGTATTCTCTGCATTGTGTTTAGTGAAGAATAAGGTGAGAAATAGTATGAGTGATAGGTTATTGAATGATTGTTTGGTTACCTTTATTGAGCGTGATATATTCTCCACTGTAAGCGAGGATGGCATAGTTCATGCTTTCATGGCAATGAGAAAGTGCAAAGCAAAAGCCTTGAACTAG